A portion of the Stegostoma tigrinum isolate sSteTig4 chromosome 18, sSteTig4.hap1, whole genome shotgun sequence genome contains these proteins:
- the LOC132210717 gene encoding RNA-binding protein 25-like: QRERERARERESERRESERERERARERER; this comes from the exons cagcgagagcgcgagagagcgagagagcgagagagcgagaga agagagagcgagagagagagagagcgcgcgcgagagagagagcgc